Proteins found in one candidate division TA06 bacterium genomic segment:
- a CDS encoding BamA/TamA family outer membrane protein — MRRKTANIILILLLPVASLCGLSVIRDNIRFEGQDIYTREQLLEVWNAQGRSVSPADIDSGCNVIQNRFRRAGFYQAEYLLEYTGDSSSVLVRINSGRRYLAGDIVFEGNSYLSSAYLQGLLFTGRNEPLDSATIIRDMQAVSLAYADNGFPQAEISLREVRYENDRLRIIYGIEENSRVLLSKITFQGNLATKHQTMLKLSGLAPGFPFSRTVLQKALERLKVSGLFAEVGPPVLLKGDEAGRQQVVFNVKEALFNRIFGAASYNQSSAEQSGWLAGSVDLYLGNIAGTARSASVKWERPQKENSRLEIDYSEPFLSGFDASAQAGLKHMVEDSAYVKTSASLMVKMPVGEGFNAGVGAEYERIVPGASLIYQRSNKYGTKWLLEWRRSEDGMFFNDMLLKLGADYGKKNYYQPSQSLTVSKVTGDMAVSKEIFARQEIYFAVRSRAVITGEKPVPRYDQFAMGGTASLRGYYQEQFIANQIAWGNLEYRYQPVKNLILFPFIDLGYFFDRERSLRGYRAGYGLGFKLDTRIGWINIVYGLGQDDTILNGKVHFGLESEF; from the coding sequence ATGAGACGAAAAACAGCAAATATCATATTAATCCTGCTGCTGCCGGTTGCCAGTCTCTGCGGTCTGTCCGTTATTAGGGACAACATCCGTTTTGAAGGCCAGGATATTTATACCAGGGAGCAGCTGCTGGAAGTCTGGAATGCCCAGGGACGCTCTGTTTCCCCGGCGGATATCGATTCCGGCTGTAATGTAATACAAAACCGTTTTCGCCGGGCCGGTTTTTATCAGGCGGAGTATCTTTTGGAATACACCGGCGACAGCAGTTCCGTCTTGGTCCGGATAAACTCCGGGCGCCGCTATCTGGCTGGGGATATTGTTTTTGAAGGCAACAGCTATCTCAGCAGCGCCTACCTTCAGGGTTTGCTGTTCACCGGCAGGAATGAACCATTGGACAGCGCTACCATCATCCGGGATATGCAGGCCGTAAGCCTGGCCTATGCCGATAACGGTTTTCCCCAGGCGGAAATATCACTGAGAGAAGTGAGATATGAAAACGACCGTCTGCGGATAATTTACGGCATAGAAGAAAATTCCAGGGTCTTGCTGTCCAAAATAACATTTCAGGGGAATCTGGCCACCAAACATCAGACCATGCTTAAATTATCCGGCCTTGCTCCCGGTTTCCCATTCAGCCGGACGGTATTGCAAAAAGCGCTTGAACGGTTAAAAGTTTCCGGTTTGTTTGCTGAGGTTGGTCCGCCGGTTCTGTTGAAGGGTGACGAGGCGGGGCGGCAACAGGTCGTTTTCAATGTCAAGGAAGCTTTGTTCAACCGGATATTCGGAGCAGCCTCATACAATCAATCCTCAGCGGAGCAATCGGGCTGGCTGGCCGGTTCGGTTGACCTTTACCTGGGCAACATTGCCGGAACCGCCCGCAGCGCTTCAGTAAAATGGGAACGTCCGCAAAAAGAAAACAGCCGGCTGGAGATCGATTATTCCGAGCCGTTTTTGTCCGGTTTTGACGCTTCAGCCCAGGCGGGTCTTAAGCATATGGTGGAGGATTCTGCTTATGTCAAGACCTCGGCCAGTCTGATGGTAAAAATGCCGGTGGGTGAAGGATTTAATGCCGGAGTGGGGGCTGAATACGAAAGAATAGTCCCCGGCGCGTCATTGATCTATCAAAGAAGCAACAAATACGGGACCAAATGGCTTTTGGAATGGCGGAGGTCCGAAGATGGAATGTTTTTCAACGATATGCTTCTGAAGCTGGGAGCTGATTACGGCAAAAAAAACTATTACCAGCCCTCACAATCACTTACTGTCAGCAAGGTAACCGGTGATATGGCCGTCAGCAAAGAGATCTTTGCCCGGCAGGAGATATATTTTGCCGTAAGGAGCAGGGCGGTAATAACAGGAGAAAAGCCGGTTCCCAGATATGATCAGTTTGCCATGGGAGGAACAGCTTCGCTCAGGGGATATTATCAGGAGCAGTTCATAGCCAATCAGATCGCCTGGGGCAATCTGGAATACAGGTATCAGCCAGTTAAAAATTTGATTCTGTTCCCTTTTATTGATCTGGGTTATTTCTTTGACCGGGAAAGAAGTTTGAGGGGATACCGGGCCGGTTACGGATTAGGTTTTAAATTGGACACGCGGATTGGATGGATAAACATCGTGTATGGTTTGGGCCAGGATGACACTATCTTGAATGGCAAGGTGCATTTTGGGTTGGAAAGTGAGTTTTAA